A stretch of the Gossypium hirsutum isolate 1008001.06 chromosome D07, Gossypium_hirsutum_v2.1, whole genome shotgun sequence genome encodes the following:
- the LOC107953682 gene encoding receptor-like serine/threonine-protein kinase At3g01300, whose amino-acid sequence MDDNNCGCWAVLKRGVCKSSASRDSANTIPRTSLVYDTATETRYLNASNRELYPPNEAHLSSDNPDPPPSDNKSPCQLLQFTFQELKSATGNFRPDSILGEGGFGYVFKGWIEENGTAPAKPGSGITVAVKSLKPDGLQGHREWVAEVDFLGQLHHPNLVKLIGYCIEDDQRLLVYEFMTRGSLENHLFRRTIPLPWSNRIKIALGAAKGLAFLHGGPEPVIYRDFKTSNILLDSEYNSKLSDFGLAKAGPQGDKTHVSTRVVGTYGYAAPEYVMTGHLTSKSDVYSFGVVLLEILTGRRSMDKKRPSGEQNLVTWARPYLADKRKLYQLVDPRLELNYSLKGVQKVSQLAHNCLHRDPKSRPTMDEVVKVLTPLQDLNDLAILSYHSRLSQQGRRKKKPEGSQQLSNTQSKSIRGSPLNTGKQRCR is encoded by the exons ATGGATGACAACAATTGCGGCTGTTGGGCTGTCTTGAAGCGCGGCGTTTGCAAGTCCTCTGCTTCTCGTGACTCTGCTAACACCATTCCTCGTACTAGTCTCGTTTATGACACTG CTACTGAGACAAGATATCTAAATGCAAGTAACAGAGAGTTGTATCCTCCAAATGAAGCTCATCTTTCATCTGACAACCCTGATCCACCACCATCAGATAACAAATCTCCATGCCAGCTTCTCCAATTTACTTTTCAGGAGCTAAAATCTGCTACAGGTAACTTTAGACCTGACAGCATACTTGGGGAAGGTGGTTTTGGCTATGTCTTCAAGGGGTGGATAGAGGAAAATGGTACAGCTCCGGCGAAACCCGGTTCGGGGATCACCGTCGCGGTCAAGAGTTTGAAACCAGATGGTCTTCAAGGCCATAGAGAATGGGTG GCTGAGGTTGATTTCCTTGGACAACTTCATCATCCTAATCTTGTTAAACTTATTGGTTACTGCATCGAAGATGATCAACGGCTTCTTGTATATGAATTTATGACCCGAGGAAGCCTTGAAAACCATCTTTTTAGAA GGACAATACCTCTTCCATGGTCCAATAGAATTAAGATTGCACTTGGGGCAGCAAAAGGTTTGGCCTTTCTCCATGGTGGTCCAGAACCAGTCATTTATAGAGATTTTAAAACATCCAACATTTTACTCGATTCG GAGTATAATTCAAAGTTATCGGATTTTGGTTTAGCAAAAGCTGGTCCTCAAGGAGATAAAACACATGTTTCTACTAGGGTTGTTGGAACCTATGGCTATGCTGCACCAGAGTATGTTATGACAG GACACTTGACATCTAAGAGCGATGTCTACAGCTTTGGTGTTGTGTTACTTGAGATTTTGACAGGCCGAAGATCAATGGACAAGAAACGGCCTAGTGGGGAGCAGAATCTGGTTACTTGGGCTCGACCATATTTAGCTGACAAGAGAAAACTTTACCAACTGGTGGATCCCCGCTTGGAGCTGAATTATTCTCTAAAAGGAGTGCAGAAAGTTTCTCAATTAGCTCACAACTGCCTCCACCGGGACCCAAAATCCCGTCCTACAATGGATGAAGTAGTGAAAGTTCTCACTCCGTTGCAAGACCTTAATGATCTCGCCATCTTATCCTACCACTCTCGTCTATCTCAACAAGGGAGGCGAAAGAAGAAACCAGAGGGATCTCAGCAACTCTCCAACACTCAATCTAAAAGCATCAGAGGTTCTCCTTTGAATACTGGCAAACAGAGGTGTAGATGA